Within the Pengzhenrongella sicca genome, the region GAGCGTCACGGAGGTGGGCGAGAGCCTGGACCTCGACGTCATCGGCGGGACCGTCCTGGCGGTCGGGCAGGTCGCCTTCGTGCCCGACCTGGTCGGGTGGGCGCTCGCCTACCTCGCCGGGCCCGGGTTCGTGATCGGGGCCGGCTCGCACTTCGCGGCCGGCGCGATCGTCGCCGGGCCGCTGCCCGCGCTCCCGCTGCTCGGCGTCCTGCCGCAGCCGGGCGGGTCGACCGCGGCGCTCGAGTGGCTCCCGGCCGTGCTCGTGCTGGTTGGCGCCGTCGCCGGGTGGTGGCTGCACGCGCGGCTGCCGCGAGGCGCCTGGTGGCACGCGCTGCTGGCCGTCGCCGTCGCGGCGGTCGTGGCCGCAGTGCTCGCGGGCACGATCGTCGCGCTCTCGAGCGGGTCGGCCGGCCCCGGGCGGATGACCGAGGTCGGCGGGTCCGGCCTGCTCGTCGGACTCGCGGTCGCGGGCGGGACCGCGATCGGGCTCGCGGCCGTCGTGCTGCCGCTGAGCCCCGAGGTGCGGGCCGCCGTGCGCGGCTGCTGGCGCCGGGTCCGGGCCGGCCGGCACGGTGTGCGCGGGCGCTGACAGAGCGCCCGACCGGGCCACGGCGGTCCGGTCTCGCCGGTGAGCCGCCGGTCAGTCGCGCGTCGTCGTGCCGGTCAGCTCCAGCAGCCGGTCCTCGAGCGCCTGCTGGTAGTCGGCCTCGCAGCTCTGCGTCGCGGCGATCGTCAGCGCGTCCTGCAGGCACTCCTGCCGCTCGACCTGGACGGGCCACAGCAGCAGCATGCTGCTCATCGACACCGCGAGCAGCGCGGTGAACGAGAGCCCGATCGACAGCGTCGGGATGAGGACGCCGCGGATCCCGGCCCGCCACACGAAGATCAGCGCCCGGACGCCGACGACCAGCGCCGCGAGCACGAACCCGAGCGACGCCGCCTGCCACGGCAGCGGCAGCGCGTTCGCGATCACCGCGCCGAGCAGCAGCAGGCTGAAGATCGCGATCTGCTGGCCCGCGGCGCGCGTGACCTCGGGGTCGACCGGCTTCGGCGGGCCGGCCCGCCGCATCGGGTCGGGGAGCACCGGCGGCTGACCGCCGGGCCCGGGCGGGGTGGGGACCGGGTGGGGCGGCGGCGCCGGCGGGCGCGGCGCCGGGGCGGGCGGCCGCGGCGCGTTGCCCGACGGCGGAGCGTACGGATTGCCCATCGGTCGCCTCCGATCGTCCGCGGCACGGTCGCCGCTGGGCTGGCTGCGCGGGCGGGTGGCCGCGCGCGCCCATTCTTCCCCACCGAGGCCCCAGCGCTAGCCCGCGGGCTAAGGTCGTCGCCGTGAGCACAGCGCCCGGTCCCCGCGCCGCAGGGTCGACGACGCCGAACGGTGCCCGGGTCCGCACGAGCGCGGCGCACCGGGTCGTCGTGCTCGTCTCGGGCGCCGGGAGCAACTTGGCAGCGCTGCTCGCCGCCCACGACGACGCCGCGTACGGCGCCCGCGTCGTCGCGGTGGTCAGCGACCGGCCCGGCGCCGGCGCCCTCGCGCTCGCGCGGGCCGCGCGCGTGCCGACCGCCGTCGTCGCGCCCGCGGACTTCGCGGACCGGCCCGGCTGGGACCGCGGCCTGGCGGAGGCCGTCGCGGTGTTCCGGCCCGAGCTCGTGGTCTCGGCCGGCTTCATGCGGATCCTCGGCCCGACCTTTCTCGACCGGTTCCCCGCGCGCGTGCTCAACACCCACCCCGCGCTGCTGCCCTCCTTCCCGGGCGCGCACGGGGTCCGGGACGCCCTCGCGCACGGGGTCGCGGTGACCGGCGCGACGCTGCACCTCGTCGACGCCGGCGTCGACACCGGGCCGATCATCGCCCAGGTGGCCGTCGCGATCGAGGCCGACGACGACGAGGCCAGCCTGCACGAGCGGATCAAGGTCGCCGAGCGCGCGATGCTCGTCGACTGGGTGGGGCGCATCGCCCGGGGGACGCTGACGATCGAGGGGCGCCGCGCCGTCGTCGGCTGACGTCGGATATCCTGGCCTCGGCCGTGACTGGCGTACCTGAGGTGGATGCAACCACCGGGGAGCGGCCGCAGCAGTCCGCCGGAGCGCCGTTCGCCTGGGTGCCTGGGTCCATCACTGTGCCGCGCGCACAGGCCATGCCGACCCGGGAGACACATGTCCACCGCACCCCGCACCACGCCTGCTGAATCCACCACCGGCGTCGACGCCACCGCCGACTCGACGCGTCGCCCGCTGCGCCGCGCGCTCGTGAGCGTGTACGACAAGACGGGCCTCGTCGGGCTCGCCACGGCGCTGCACGCCGCGGGCGTCGAGCTCGTCTCGACCGGGTCGACCGCCAAGACGATCGCCGCCGCCGGCATCCCGGTGACCGCGGTCGAGGAGCTGACGGGCTTCCCCGAGTGCCTCGACGGGCGGGTCAAGACGCTGCACCCGCGCGTGCACGCCGGCATCCTGGCCGACACCCGCCGGCCCGAGCACCTCGCGCAGCTCGCCGACCTCGGCATCGCGGCGTTCGAGCTCGTGGTCGTCAACCTCTACCCGTTCACCGCGACCGTCGCCTCGGGAGCGACGCCGGACGAGTGCGTCGAGCAGATCGACATCGGCGGGCCGTCGATGGTCCGGGCCGCCGCGAAGAACCACCCGAGCGTCGCCGTCGTCGTCGAGCCGGCGCAGTACCCGGCGGTCGTCGCGGCGGCCGCCGGCGGGGCCGACGGCGGCTTCACGCTCGCCGAGCGACGCGCGCTCGCCGCGGCCGCGTTCGTGCACACGGCCACCTACGACGTCGCGGTCGCGAGCTGGTTCACGAACGTGCTCGCGCCCGTCGCGGCTGGTACTGATCCCGACGCCGACGCCGACGCCGGCGCCCCGGTCGCCTCGCCGCTGCCGTCCTGGGCCGGCGCGACCTGGGAACGCGCCGCGGTGCTGCGCTACGGCGAGAACCCGCACCAGGCCGCGGCGCTCTACGCCCAGGGCGACGGCACGATCGGGCTCGCGCAGGCGACCCAGCTGCACGGCAAGGAGATGAGCTACAACAACTACGTCGACGCCGACGCCGCGTGGCGCGCCGCGCACGACCACACCGGCCCGGCCGTGGCCATCATCAAGCACGCGAACCCGTGCGGCATCGCCGTCGGGGCCGACATCGCGCAGGCGCACGCCCGCGCCCACGCGTGCGACCCGCTGTCCGCGTTCGGCGGCGTGATCGCGGCCAACGAGATCGTGACCGCGGCGATGGCCGCGCAGGTCGCGCCCGTGTTCACGGAGGTCGTGGTCGCGCCGGGCTTCGAGCCCGCCGCCATCGAGATCCTGACGGCCAAGAAGAACATCCGCCTGCTCGTCGTGGCCGCCGCGCCGCGCGCCGCGGCCGAGATCCGGGCGATCAGCGGCGGGCTGCTCATGCAGCAGGCCGACCGGATCGACGCCCCCGGCGACGACCCGGCCGCGTGGCAGCTCGTCGCGGGCGCGCCCGCCGACGCGGCGACCCTCGCCGACCTCGCGTTCGCCTGGCGCGCCGTGCGGGCCGTGAAGTCGAACGCGATCCTCCTGGCCTCCGGCGGCGCGTCCGTCGGCGTCGGCATGGGGCAGGTCAACCGGGTCGACTCGTGCAAGCTCGCGGTCGAGCGCGCCGGGACCGGCGACGACGGGCGCGCGCGCGGCTCGGTCGCGGCGTCGGACGCGTTCTTCCCGTTCGCCGACGGGCTGCAGGTGCTGCTCGACGCGGGGGTCCGCGCCGTCGTGCAGCCCGGCGGGTCAGTGCGCGACGCCGAGGTGATCGCCGCGGCCGAGGCCGCCGGCGCGACGCTGTACCTGACGGGCACCCGGCACTTCGCCCACTGAGGAACGCCGCCGGCCGAGGCGCGCGTCAGCCCTCCCGGCGGCGCGCGCCAGCCCAGGCTGCGGCGTCAGTCGGCGACGGCGGAGCGCAGCGGGCGAGACGGGTCGGCGGCAAGCCGCGGGTCGAGGCGGGGGAGCGCGGCGCCGGCGTACAGGCGCCGCGCGGCCCCCGCGTCGCGCGGCCGGTCGACCGTGAGGACCGCCGTGAGCTCGCGCGGGCCGCTCGCCGGGTCGCGTGCCGGCGTCCCGCCGGCGAACCACAGGGCCGTCCAGCCGTCCGGGCCGGCCGGGTCGCCGCGCAGCACGAGCTCGTCGGCGTCGCCGCGGGATCCGTACAGGGTCAGGTCGTGCCCGAGCTGCGTCGAGAAGACGTAGGGCGCCGGGTCGGCGGCCAGTTCGGCGACCGTGGCGGTGACGGCCGACGTGGCATCGGCGGTCGGCGCGCGCGCGAGCAGCGCAGCCGCCGCGACGGCCGGGCCGCGCAGCGCGCCGTCCCAGTGGCCGCCGGGCACCCAGCCGTGCCGCGCCGACCGGCGCCGGGCGAGGTCGCCGACCGCGCGCACATGTGCCGGCCCGCCGACGACGGCGTACCGCGCGTCGACCCGGATCGCGCCGTCGGGGTCGATCGGCACCGCGCCCGCGAGCCAGCCGGTCGCCGGGCGCGCGCCGATCGCCGCGAGCACGACGTCGGCCGGGCACCAGCGGCCGTCCGCGAGGCGCACGCCGTCGGCCCGGACCTGCGCGGCCGGGCTGCCCGTGAGCAGCCGCACGCCGGCGGCCGCGTACCAGCCGGCGGTGAGCGCGCCCGCGGCGCCGAGCGCGGCGGCGAGCGGGGCGTCCGCCGCCTCGACGACGGTCACGTCGACCCCCGCGGCGGCGGCGACCCCCGCGACCTCGGCGCCGATCCAGCCCGCGCCGACGACGACGAGCCGCGCGCCCGGGTGCAGCCGGGCCCGCAGCGCGTCAGCGTCGGCCGCGGTGTGCAGCGTGACCGCGCCCGTCCAGCCGGGCGGCGCGATCGCGTGCGACCCGGTGGCGAGGATGACGGCGTCGGCCGGGAACTCGGCGTCGGCGGTGGTGATCCGGACGCCGGCGGCGCCGACGGCGAGGCCGGTCGCGGGGGAGGCGAGGCGGACGTCGTCGGCGAGCGCGAGCACGTCGACGCCGAGCTCGCCGGTCAGCCAGGCGGGCTCGGCGCGCTCGAGCAGCTGCTTCGACAGCGGCGGGCGGTCGTACGGCGCGAGGCCCTCGCTGCCGAGGAGCGTGAGGTGGCCGTCGAACCCGAGCGCGCGCAGCGCCGCGACGGACTGCGCCCCGGCGAGCCCGGCGCCGACCACGACGATCGAGCGGGGTGGGAGCCGCGGCACGCCCGCGTCGGGGCGGTCGGGTTCCGGTGGGACGGGCACGGCGCAACGGTAGCCTGGCATGCAGGAGGCCGATCCATGCAGCAGGACCTGACGACGGGGCTCGCCGCGGCGAGCACCGCGGCGCACCGCGAGCCCGCGCGCGAGTCAGCGCGCGAGCCCGCGCGCGAGCCGGTGCGCGAGGCGGTGGCGGAGCCCGCTCGCGAGCCCGTGCGCGAACCCGAGCCGGAGCTCGACGTGCGCGCGACCGCGCGCGCCTCGCTCGCGGCCGGCCGCACCCCGTCGCTGTGGTGGACGTGTACCGGGCTGGGGATCTCGCTGGCGCTCGTGCTGACCGTCGGCGTGGCGACCGGGGGCCTCGTGCTCGCAATCGGGCTCGCGTGCGCCGGGCTGGCGCGCGCCGTGCTGCCGTCGCCCGGGCCGGTCGCGTTCACCGTGCGCTCGCGCGTGCTCGACGTCGCGGTCCTGCTGCTGCTCGCGGTCGGCGTCGGCTTCCTGTCCCAGGTCATCCCGGTTCGCTAGAGCCACGCACGAACCGCCCGTCGCCGGGTGGCGACGGGCGGTTCGGGTGGTGCGTGGTGCGGTCGTGCGGGCCGAACGGCTCAGGCGGTGACCTGGTCCAGCTCGACCTCGTCCTCGTCGGCGAAGTCGTCGGCGAGATCGTCGGTCGGCTCCGACGCGAACGCGCGGTAGGCGAGCCCGGCGATGAGCGCCCCGACCAGGGGCGCGACCCAGAAGACCCACAGCTGGCCGAGCGCGCCGCTGCCGGAGAACAGCGCCGCGGCGCTCGCCCGTGCGGGGTTGAGCGCGCCGTTGCTGATGGGGGCGGCGACGAGCAGCAGGACCGCGTAGCTGAACCCGACCGCGAACGGCGCGAGGGACCGCTGGGCGCGGTGGCTGGTGACCGCCAGGAAGATGCCGACGAGCACCGCGACGGCGATGACCTCGATGAGCAGCGCGGGGAGCAGGCCGAACGTGACCTGGCCGGTCGACAGCAGCGAGAGCGGCGAGTGGGCGTCGAACCCGCTGGCGGTCGAGGCGAAGAACTGCTGCGTCGTCGTCTCCGTACCCGAGGCGACCAGGGTCGGCAGCGCCGTCGGGATCGTCAGGTACAGCGCGGCCGCGGCGAGCGCCGCGCCGACGAGCTGCGCGAGCCAGTACGGCACGAGGTCGCGCCACGTGAGCCGGCCCACGATCGCGGAGCCGAGGCTGATGGCCGGGTTGAAGTGGCCGCCCGAGACGTGCCCGAACGCGAGCATGCCCGCGGTCAGCGCGAGGCCGAACGCCAACGCGACGCCGAGCGTGCCGGCTCCCGAGAGCGTCGTGTAGAGCGCGACGCCGAGGCCGACGAGCACGAGCACGAACGAGCCGATCGCCTCGGCGCCGAGGCGCGCGAGCAGGGCGGGCGGCGCGGCGACGAGCACGACGTCGCCGGTCACCACCAGGACGTCGGCGGCCGGGACGGGCGTGGCATCGCTCACCGGTGGCGTGGGCACGTCCGGCGAGGCGGCAGTTACCCGTCCCGTGGTCGAGCTGAGGTCAGAGGTGTCCTTCGACATGATCGTCCTGTCCTTGGTGAGTCGGACGCCGGCGGCGCCCCGGTGAGCATGCCGGTTCCACCTGGACGTCCGCTGTACGTCAGCCCAGCATGTCACTGTGCTCCGGGCTTGGCGCGGACGGGCTCCAGCGAGATCCGTGGCCCGATGACGGGCCAGAATCTCTCGATGTCGAGTAATCTCCTCTTCGGTGCCCAGAACCACACTTCAGACCACAGGAGATCGCCGGATGGCCAAGATCAAGGTAGTCGGACCGGTCGTCGAGCTCGACGGCGACGAGATGACGCGGATCATCTGGCACTTCATCAAGGATCGGCTGATCCACCCGTACCTCGAGATCGACCTGCGCTACTTCGACCTGTCGATCGAGAACCGCGACGCGACCGACGACCAGGTCACGGTCGACGCCGCGCACGCGATCAAGGAGCACGGCGTCGGGGTCAAGTGCGCCACGATCACGCCGGACGAGGCGCGCGTCGAGGAGTTCGGGCTGAAGAAGATGTGGGTCTCGCCCAACGGCACGATCCGTAACATCCTCGGCGGTGTCGTCTTCCGCGAGCCGATCATCATCTCCAACATCCCGCGGCTCGTGCCGGGCTGGAACAAGCCGATCATCATCGGCCGGCACGCGTTCGGCGACCAGTACCGGGCCACGAACTTCAAGGTGCCCGGCGCCGGGACCCTGACCCTGACGTTCACCCCGACGGACGGCTCCGCGCCGATCCAGCAGGAGGTCGTGACGTACCCGGCCGGCGGCGGCGTCGCCATGGGGATGTACAACTTCAACGACTCGATCCGCGACTTCGCGCGCGCGTCGTTCGCGTACGGCCTGCAGCGCGGCTACCCCGTGTACCTGTCGACCAAGAACACGATCCTCAAGGCGTACGACGGCGCGTTCAAGGACATCTTCGCCGAGGTCTTCGCGGCCGACTTCAAGGCTGACTTCGATGCGGCCGGCCTGACCTACGAGCACCGCCTGATCGACGACATGGTCGCCTCCGCGATGAAGTGGGAGGGCGGCTACGTCTGGGCCTGCAAGAACTACGACGGCGACGTCCAGTCCGACACCGTCGCGCAGGGCTTCGGCTCCCTCGGCCTGATGACCTCGGTCCTGATGACGCCGGACGGCCGATGCGTCGAGGCGGAGGCGGCGCACGGCACGGTGACGCGGCACTACCGCCAGCACCAGGCCGGCAAGCCGACGTCGACCAACCCGATCGCCTCGATCTTCGCGTGGACCGGCGGGCTCAAGCACCGCGGCCTGCTCGACGGCACGCCCGAGGTGACGGCCTTCGCCGAGACCCTCGAGGACGTCGTCATCAAGACCGTCGAGTCCGGGAAGATGACGAAGGACCTGGCCCTGCTCGTCGGGCCCGACCAGGCGTGGCAGACCACCGAGGCGTTCCTCGCCTGCCTCGACGAGAACCTAGCCGCGCGTCTGTCCTGACCCGGTTCCTGATGCGCGTCCAGATCAAAGGAGTTCTGTGATGGCTAGCACCACCCCCGTCAACGTCACCGTCACCGGCGCGGCCGGCCAGATCGGCTACGCCCTGCTGTTCCGGATCGCGTCGGGCCAGCTGCTCGGCCCGGACACGCCGGTCAAGCTGCGCCTGCTCGAGATCCCGCAGGGGGTCAAGGCCGCGGTCGGCATCGCGATGGAGCTCGATGACTGCGCCTTCGGGCTGCTCGCCGGGATCGACATCTTCGACAACCCGACCGACGGGTTCGACGGCGCGAACGTGGCCCTGCTCGTCGGCGCGCGCCCCCGGACCGCCGGCATGGAGCGCAGCGACCTGCTCACCGCGAACGGCGGCATCTTCGCGCCGCAGGGGGCGGCGATCAACGCCGGCGCGGCTGACGACATCCGCGTGCTGGTGGTCGGCAACCCGGCCAACACCAACGCGCTCGTCGCCGCCGCGCACGCCCCCGACGTGCCGGCCGAGCGGTTCAGCGCGATGACGCGGCTCGACCACAACCGCGCGCTGCACCAGCTCGCCAAGAAGGCCGGCGCGGACCTGAGCGACGTCCGCCGGCTGACGATCTGGGGCAACCACTCCGCGACCCAGTACCCGGACATCTTCCACGCGGAGATCGCCGGGCGGCCCGCGGTCGAGGTCGTCGCCGACCAGGACTGGCTGGAGTCCGACTTCATCCCGACCGTGGCCAAGCGCGGCGCGGCGATCATCGATGCCCGAGGTGCGTCGTCGGCGGCCTCGGCGGCGAACGCCGCGATCGATCACGTCCACTCCTGGGTCAACGGCACGCCCGAGGGGGACTGGACGTCGGCTGCGATCGTCTCCGACGGCTCCTACGGCGTGCCCGCGGGGCTGATCTCGTCGTTCCCGGTCACGTCGACGGGCGGCCACTGGCAGATCGTCCCGGACCTGGAGATCGACGCTTTCTCGCGGGACCGCATTGACGCCTCCGTCGCCGAGCTGATCGACGAGCGCGACGCGGTCTCGAAGCTCGGCCTGCTCTAGGCCCCACTAGCAGCGCGCACAACGTCGCACTCGGCGAACTGCGCTCCGCCGAGTGCGACGTTGTGCGCCCGCCCAGGCGCTGGCGTCCGCGACACCGTCGCACTCGGCGAACGGTGCCCCGCCGAGTGCGACGTTGTGCGCCCCGCCGCGCTGCCCCAGGCGCTGGCACCCGCCGCAACGTCGCACTCGGCGAAGGGGGTGAGCGGGTAGCGTCCAGCCCGACGGGAACGGGGTGGGCGCATGCGGATCGCGATCAGGGTCAAGCCGGGGTCGTCGCGCGCGAAGGTCGGCGGGCTGCACGGCGAGCGGCTCGTGGTCGCGGTGAACGCGCGCCCCGTCGACGGCGAGGCGACCGAGGCCGCGCTGGCCGCGGTCGCGGACGCGTTCGGTGCGCGCCGCCGCGACGTGCGCCTGGTCTCCGGGGTCAAGGGCCGGGACAAGCTCGTCGAGCTCGACCCGGAACCCACGGACTGCGCCGACCGCCTCCGCGAGCTCCGCGGCTAACCCCTGCCCGACCCACCCACCACCCGGTTTTCAGAGGTATCGGTTCGGATTCTGCACCGATACCTCTGAAAACCGGGCGAGGGCGGGGGCGGGGGTGGGGGCGAGGGCGGGGGTGGGCGGGGCACAGGGCGCGCGCAGCGGGGGCACAGCCGGTAGGGTGAAAACGCGGGTGAGAAACGCTTGCTGTAACTTGCGGCAACGCGTTACTGTCGGCTCACCCCGCCCACCGCCCGCACATTGATGTGCGGGAACAAGGAGTCGACGATGACCGCAGCTGCCGCCCCGCGAACCCTCTCCTGGCGTGCCTCGATCGCGATGGCCAGCGCCCTCGCCGTCGGCCTCGCCGGCGCCGCGCTCGCCGCGCCCCCGAGCGCGAGCGCCGCCGACGGCGACCGGACCTTCGCCCTCGTCGGCTCGCTCCAGTCCGAGCTCGGCTGCTCGGCCGACTGGCAACCCGAGTGCGCGGCGACCGAGCTCGCCGCCACGGGCGTCGAGGGCCGGTACGCCGCGGAGTTCGAGGTCCCGGCCGGCACCTACGAGTACAAGGTCGCGGTCAACGACACCTGGGACGAGGCCTACGGCGCCGGCGGCGGCGCCGACAACGCCCCGCTCGTGCTCGCCAGCGCGACGACCCTGCGGTTCACCTTCGACGACGGCACGCACCGCATCGCGGTCGCCCCGGTCGAGCTCACGGGCGGCTACACGCCCGCCGACGACGCGCTCGTCGCCGAGCCGGTGCGCCAGCCCGGCTCGGACGAGCAGTTCTACTTCGTCATGACCGACCGGTTCGCGAACGGCGACCCGACGAACGACTCGGGCGGGCTGACCGGCGACGCGCTGACCACGGGCTACGACCCCACGAACAAGGGCTTCTACAACGGCGGCGACCTCGCCGGGCTCGCGGCCAACCTCGACTACATCGAGGGCCTGGGCACGACGGCGATCTGGCTCACGCCGTCGTTCACGAACCGGCCCGTCCAGGGCACCGGCGCGAACGCGTCCGCCGGCTACCACGGGTACTGGATCACCGACTTCACCCGGATCGACCCGCACCTGGGCACGAACGCCGAGCTCGAGGCCCTCATCGCGGACGCGCACGCGCGCGGCATCAAGGTCTACTTCGACATCATCACCAACCACACCGCGGACGTCATCGACTACACCGAGGGCACCTACGACTACGTCGACCAGGCGACCTCGCCGTACCGCGACGCCGCCGGCACCGCCTTCGACCCGGCCACCTACGCGGGCACCGACACCTTCCCGGAGCTCGACGCGGCGTCGTCGTTCCCGTACACCCCGACCATCCCCGCCGCCGACACGACGATCAAGGTGCCCGCCTGGCTCAACGACCCGACGCTTTACCACAACCGCGGCAACTCGACCTGGGCGGGGGAGTCGGTCACCTACGGCGACTTCGACGGCCTGGACGACCTCATGACCGAGCACCCGACCGTCGTCAACGGCTTCGTCGACGTCTACGACCAGTGGATCGACCTGGGCATCGACGGCTTCCGGATCGACACCGTCAAGCACGTCAACCTCGAGTTCTGGCAGCAGTGGACCACCCAGGTCCTCGACTACGCGCACGCCGCGGGCAAGCCCGACTTCTTCATGTTCGGCGAGGTCTACGACGCCGACGCGACCAAGACCAGCCCGTACGTCCGAAAGACCGACATGAGCGCGACGCTCGACTTCGCGTTCCAGGCCGGCGCGACCGGCTTCGCCCAGGGCTTCTCGGGCGAGGGCCTGTCGAAGCTGTTCGCGAGCGACGACCTCTACACGACCCCCGACTCGAGCGCGACCGCGATGCCGACCTTCCTCGGCAACCACGACATGGGCCGGATCGGGTACCTGGTCAAGAGCGCGAGCAGTCCGCTCGCGCGGTCCGAGCTTGCGCACTCCCTGATGTACCTCACGCGCGGCCAGCCCGTCGTGTACTACGGCGACGAGCAGGGCTTCGTCGGGGACGGCGACCTCGGCGGCAAGGACAAGGACGCCCGCCAGTCGCTGTTCGCGAGCCAGGTGCCCGAGTTCGTGAACCAGGCGCTGCTGACCGGCGAGACCGCCGGCTCGGTCGACCGGTTCGACCCCGCCGCCCCGCTGTACGCGCACATCGCCGAGCTCGCCGCACTGCGCGAGTCCACCCCCGCGCTGTCCGAAGGCGCGCAGATCGAGCGGTTCGCGGATGCCTCGGCGTACGCGTTCTCCCGCGTCGACCCGACCGAGCGCGTCGAGCACCTCGTCGCGCTCAACAACTCCGACGCCGCGCGCGAGCTCACGCTCACGACCCTCACCCCGGGCGCGACGTACGCCGTGCTCTACGGCGACGCCGCCCCGGTGACTGCCGACGCCGCGGGCCAGGTCACGCTCACCGTGCCGGCGCTCGACGCGGTCGTGCTCGTCGCGGACGCCCCGGTCGCGGCGCCCGCCGCCGCCGGGCCACTGACGATCGCCGCCCCGACGGCCGGCGCCGCCGTCGACGGCGTCGCGCCGATCTCGGCCGACGTGGACGAGAACGTCTGGCAGCAGACCAGCTTCTCCTACCGCGCCGTGGGCGGCACCGACTGGACGCCGCTCGGCACGGCAGAGACCGGCGACCCGCGGGTCTTCCACGACGTCACCGACCTCGCCCCGGGCACGCTCCTCGAGTACCGGGCGGTCGCGGTCGACGCGGCCGGCAACAAGGCGGCGGCCTCGACCTACGCGAGCGTCGGGATCGCCGTCGACGGCGTCGTCCCGGTCCCACCCGTGGACGAGGGCCCGACGACCGTGACCGTCGCGGGCGACTTCAACTCCGAGCTGGGCTGCGCGAGCGACTGGATGCCGCTGTGCGAGAGCGCCCAGCTCGCCAAGCGGGCCGACGGCGCGTGGTCCGGCGCGTTCGACCTGCCCGCCGGCACCTACCAGTACAAGATCGCGATCGACGGCAGCTGGGACGTCAACTACGGCGCCGGTGGCGTCGCGGGCGGCGACAACGTGACCTTCACCCACGCCGGCGGCCCGATCACGTTCTTCTACGACCCCGTGACGCACTACTTCACGTCGACCTCGCAGGGCCCGATCCTCACGCTGCCCGGCAGCGCGCAGAGCGAGCTCGGCTGCCCGGGCGACTGGCAGCCGGACTGCCTCGCGGCGTGGCTGCAGGACCCGGACGGCGACGGCGTGGCCACCTTCACGACCGACACGATCCCGACCGGCAGCTACGAGGTGAAGGTCGCGCACAACCTCGGCTGGGACGAGAACTACGGCGCCGACGGCGTCCTCAACGGCGCCAACATCGCCTACAGCGCGACGACGGGCGAGCCGATCACGTTCAGCTACGACCTGGCGACGCACCTGCTGACGATCGATTCGGCGCAGCCGCAGCTGCCCGGGCTCGGCGAGGCGCGCGCGCAGTGGATCGACGCGGGCACGATCGCCTGGCCCGCGGCGTGGATCCCCGCCGCGACCGATCCCACGACCCTGTCGTGGACGCTGCACTCGGCGCCCGACGGGTCGCTCGAGGTGACGGACGGCGCCGTCGTCGGCGGCACCTCGCTCGACCTCGCGCTCGACCCCGCGGGGCTCACCGCCGCGCAGCTGGCCCGGTTCCCCGCGCTCGAGGGCTCCGTCGCGCTGACGGTCCCGAGCGCGGACCGCGCCGCGGTCGAGGCGCTGCTGACGGGCGAGCTGCTCGTCGCCCAGTACGGCCCGGACGGCACCGCGTCGACGGGAGCCGCGCAGGCGATCACCGGGGTGCAGATCCCCGGCGTCGTCGACGACCTGTTCGCCGCCGACGCCGCCGACGCCCGCCTGGGCGCGACGTGGCGCGGCGGCCGACCCAGGCTCGCGCTGTGGGCGCCGACGGCCCAGCAGGTGACCCTGCTGCGCTGGCCCGGCGACGTCGCGGCCGAGCCGCAGCG harbors:
- a CDS encoding malate dehydrogenase; this encodes MASTTPVNVTVTGAAGQIGYALLFRIASGQLLGPDTPVKLRLLEIPQGVKAAVGIAMELDDCAFGLLAGIDIFDNPTDGFDGANVALLVGARPRTAGMERSDLLTANGGIFAPQGAAINAGAADDIRVLVVGNPANTNALVAAAHAPDVPAERFSAMTRLDHNRALHQLAKKAGADLSDVRRLTIWGNHSATQYPDIFHAEIAGRPAVEVVADQDWLESDFIPTVAKRGAAIIDARGASSAASAANAAIDHVHSWVNGTPEGDWTSAAIVSDGSYGVPAGLISSFPVTSTGGHWQIVPDLEIDAFSRDRIDASVAELIDERDAVSKLGLL
- a CDS encoding DUF167 domain-containing protein, with protein sequence MRIAIRVKPGSSRAKVGGLHGERLVVAVNARPVDGEATEAALAAVADAFGARRRDVRLVSGVKGRDKLVELDPEPTDCADRLRELRG
- the pulA gene encoding pullulanase-type alpha-1,6-glucosidase; protein product: MTAAAAPRTLSWRASIAMASALAVGLAGAALAAPPSASAADGDRTFALVGSLQSELGCSADWQPECAATELAATGVEGRYAAEFEVPAGTYEYKVAVNDTWDEAYGAGGGADNAPLVLASATTLRFTFDDGTHRIAVAPVELTGGYTPADDALVAEPVRQPGSDEQFYFVMTDRFANGDPTNDSGGLTGDALTTGYDPTNKGFYNGGDLAGLAANLDYIEGLGTTAIWLTPSFTNRPVQGTGANASAGYHGYWITDFTRIDPHLGTNAELEALIADAHARGIKVYFDIITNHTADVIDYTEGTYDYVDQATSPYRDAAGTAFDPATYAGTDTFPELDAASSFPYTPTIPAADTTIKVPAWLNDPTLYHNRGNSTWAGESVTYGDFDGLDDLMTEHPTVVNGFVDVYDQWIDLGIDGFRIDTVKHVNLEFWQQWTTQVLDYAHAAGKPDFFMFGEVYDADATKTSPYVRKTDMSATLDFAFQAGATGFAQGFSGEGLSKLFASDDLYTTPDSSATAMPTFLGNHDMGRIGYLVKSASSPLARSELAHSLMYLTRGQPVVYYGDEQGFVGDGDLGGKDKDARQSLFASQVPEFVNQALLTGETAGSVDRFDPAAPLYAHIAELAALRESTPALSEGAQIERFADASAYAFSRVDPTERVEHLVALNNSDAARELTLTTLTPGATYAVLYGDAAPVTADAAGQVTLTVPALDAVVLVADAPVAAPAAAGPLTIAAPTAGAAVDGVAPISADVDENVWQQTSFSYRAVGGTDWTPLGTAETGDPRVFHDVTDLAPGTLLEYRAVAVDAAGNKAAASTYASVGIAVDGVVPVPPVDEGPTTVTVAGDFNSELGCASDWMPLCESAQLAKRADGAWSGAFDLPAGTYQYKIAIDGSWDVNYGAGGVAGGDNVTFTHAGGPITFFYDPVTHYFTSTSQGPILTLPGSAQSELGCPGDWQPDCLAAWLQDPDGDGVATFTTDTIPTGSYEVKVAHNLGWDENYGADGVLNGANIAYSATTGEPITFSYDLATHLLTIDSAQPQLPGLGEARAQWIDAGTIAWPAAWIPAATDPTTLSWTLHSAPDGSLEVTDGAVVGGTSLDLALDPAGLTAAQLARFPALEGSVALTVPSADRAAVEALLTGELLVAQYGPDGTASTGAAQAITGVQIPGVVDDLFAADAADARLGATWRGGRPRLALWAPTAQQVTLLRWPGDVAAEPQRVPMTRRADGSWTVRGARSWAGDAYRYEVTVYAPTTDAVEVNQVTDPYSVALTTNSTHSVLVDLADRAFRPRSWERAKQPVVRPVDQTIYELHVRDFSINDQTVPAQLRGTYGAFAANGSGRAHLRELADAGLTTVHLLPTFDIATIEEDRAAQAVPAGDLASYAPDSTEQQAAVAAVADTDGFNWGYDPLHFSTPEGSYAVNPEGGARIAEFRTMVGALHADGLQVVLDQVFNHTAASGQDPKSILDRVVPGYYHRLNAAGAVETSTCCQNVATEHAMAEKLMVDSVVLWARDYKVDGFRFDLMGHHSVATMLAVRSALDELTVRRDGVNGKAVYLYGEGWNFGEVADNALFTQATQGQLGGTGIGTFSDRLRDGVRGGGPFDEDPRIQGFGSGGYTDANGVAANGTEAEQLARVQHDGDLVRLGLAGNLRGFSFQTADGAISTGAEIDYNGQPAGYADSPEEVITYVDAHDNETLFDSLTYKLPVATSMADRVRMNTVSLATTALAQTPSFWHAGADLLRSKSLDRNSYNSGDWFNALDFTGQDNGFGRGLPPAPDNEAKWPIQGPLLANPALKPAATDIGAASAAAEDLLRLRFSTPLFRLGSAGLIEQKVSFPGSGPDADPGVVVMRIDDTAGRDVDRRLDGVLTVINASDGPTTQRVPALAGHDLDLSRVQARGSDGVVRTTTWDEATGEVTVPARTVAVLVEKESHRHSWWPW